The following is a genomic window from Spirochaetota bacterium.
CCCCGTCAGCCGCGCGTGTCCATGGTAAATGACGCTTCGCCGCCGACTATCAGGTACCGCACCTTGAATTCATGCAGAAGATGCATGAACTCCAGCGTGTCCGGAGAGAAATGGGATGATTTCATTTTTTGGGAGAGGCTGACCTGACATCAGGACATTTCTCCCCGAAATATTTCCGTTTCAAGGCGCGCGCGGCTTTTTGCCGCTCCTCAACGCTCATGGAAATTTCCTGCTCGACTTCCCACGTTGAAGCTTCCTTAAAGCTTTTAGCGATATGAACGATTCGTTTCATGATTATTGAGTATACTATCACATTAGTTTTTGTCAACCATGAATAACCGGCAGTACACTTTCCCCTCATACCCATCACCTCCTCAACCGGTAATCCAGCGCACATCCTCGCCGGCAATTCAACGATCCTCCCTCGCCGCCCTCGCACGGAAGCGGGAAGCATCACCACATTTTCTTGTTGAAATGCCGGACGGCGGATGCGACAATTCCCTGCGCCGAAACGCGCGTACAGTACAATCCATGCCGCCGGTATAGGTTCGCCCCGTGAGAGAAAAAATACAGATCGAGGATCTCCGGAAAAGCTTCGCCGATAAGGTCGTGCTCGCGGGGGTCGACCTCTCCGTGCGCGAAGGCGAGGTACTGTGCGTTATCGGCCGCAGCGGCTCGGGAAAGTCGGTCATCCTCAAGCACCTCATCGGCCTGCTCGCGCCCGACTCGGGCACCATCCATATCGACGGCCTCGAGTTCACCGGCGCAAACGAACGCGAGCGACATGCGGCCCTTGCGAAAATCGGCGTGCTCTTTCAGTGGGCGGCGCTCTTCGATTCCATGAACATATTCGACAACGTCGCCTTCGGCCTTCGCAGGCGCGGCATACCCGAGGATGAGATTTCCCGAACAGTGCCCGAGATGCTCTCGCTCGTTGGGCTTCGCGGCATCAACGAGCGCATGCCCTCGGAAATTTCTGGGGGGATGCAGAAGCGCGTGGGCCTTGCCCGGGCCGTTGCGCTCAAACCGCAGATCGTGCTCTACGACGAGCCCACAACCGGCGTGGACCCCATCACCGCCGGGGCCGTCGACCGCCTCATCCTTAAAATGCGCGACACCCTCGGCGTTACCAGCGTCGTCGTGACTCACGATATGAAATCAGCCTGGCACATCGCCGACCGTATCGCCATGCTCCTCGACGGGCGCATCGCCTTTTTGGGCACCGTGGACGAGCTCAGGGCCGCGGAGGACCCGTTTATAACGCAGTTCATCGAAGGGAGGGCCAATGGACCACGGGTTACGTAGCGTCATTATTCCGTTTCTGTGCGTGTGCGGGCTCGCCGCGGGCTGCGGCGTCCCGGCCGTAGAAAAAACGCATGCTGGCGTCAGGGAATTCGTGCATGGCATAGCGGCGCGTATCGCGCAGGCCGGGCCGTGGACGTTTGGCTGCGGCATCATGAGTAAAAAATACGACGGAGACCTCAGGCTTATAGAGTACCCGTGGCTCGCCGGCAAACGCATTTTCATCGACCCCGGCCACGGCGGCCTTGGCAAAAAAGACCTCTTCCGCATCGGGCCCGGCGGCATCACCGAGGAGGAGGTCAACCTCCGCGTCGCGCTCATCCTCGCCTCCATGCTCCGCGATGCGGGCGTCGAGATCAAACTCGCCCGCACACGCGACGCCGACATTCCGCTCAAAAAGCGCGTGGAGATGGCCGAAGATTTCGGGCCCGATTTGTTGATCTCCATTCATCATAATGGCTCGGTACGGCGGAGCGACGGCGTGAACTATCCGTGCGTGCTCGCCTGGGGAAGCGACGAGGTGAACCCCGCGAGCTTCGACTTCGCGCGGATGCTCCTCGAGCGCCTGCACGGCATCATGGATGGAAGAGGCGCGGTGCTTTCCGATTTCGCGGTGTTTCCCGAAACCGGAGCGCACATCCTCCGCGAGACGCGCTACCTATGCCCGGGCGTCATCGGCGAGGCCGGATTCTTCTCGGACGAGGCGCACGCGCGGCACCTTTCGGAGCGGCTCTACAACCGCGAGGAGGCCGAAGCATACTTCCTCGCCGTGGCCGAATACTTCAAACGCGGACTTCCCTCCGCGACGGTGAAGATATCCTCGAAGGTCGACAATTCAGGATATCAGCAAAACCTGATCGTCGACCGTTCGCCCGGCATCTACGTTTTCGCCGACAGCGGGGCTTACGGCGTGGACGTCGACGCGAAGTCATTCCGCGCGACGCTCGACGGCCTGCCGGTAAAAATCGTCCCCATTACGAAGAATATCTTCCGTGTCGAGTACGGCCCGAGCCTCCACCCAGGAAGTCACGCCCTGCGCTTTTTCTTCGAAAACGCGCGCGCGCAGAGAAGCCCCGTGTTTCTGGCATCGTTTAACGTGCTCGTCGAAAAGGGCGATTACGCGCGGCTTGTGAAGGAGGGTACGCGCCTCATCTCGTCGCATTGGACGGCGCGCGAGGGAGTGCTCATGCTCCGCGCGGCCCTCTCCATGGGGACCACCGACCCGGCGGCCGACGCGCTTTTATGGAAGCTCGCGCGCGCCTGCGAACTCATCGGGGAGCGCTCCCAGGCCTGGTACCTATACGCGCGGTTGTACTACTTCTATCCGGACAGCCCATACCGAAAAAAGCTCGCCGGAAAATTTGTGGGGCACCGCTACCCGGTGGAGTTCCTCGGGAAGAAGGTGAAGGTGGAGTTCGATCCGGCCCTTGGGTACGCCGGGAAACCGGACGCGGAAAAAGAGAAATGACAAAGAATAAACTCTACAGCGCCAGCCCCGCGGCGAGGTAGAGGAACACGCCCGTGAAGCTCGCTTCGTCATCCGTTTTAATGCTGTCGTAATCGAAATCGTTATAGCTGTCGAACACCACGTAGCGAGCCATCACCCCCGCCGTCAGCCCGACGGGACCGAGGACGTAGGTGTAGTCCGCTTTTATATGATAGCCTATGGCGAGGTCTTCCCATGTCTCCTCCTCCATATACTCCAGTGAAGACGGGAGTGGCATGTTCGATTCGAATGTATCGTTTACCTGCGAATAATAAAGCCCCGCACCAACGCCGAGGGCGAAAAAGCTCTTTTCAGTCGCTTTCTTCCGGTAATAGACCGTCAGCAGGCCCTGGAGCGAGATAAGACTCAGCGAGTACTCGAATTTATCCGGATAATTCGGGCTCGTAATTTCCGATTCGTAGGTTATCCCGTTCATTCCTCCGTCTATACCGAAACCCCATTCGCCGAAATACTTTCTTATTCCCAGTTCGAAACCGTAAGCGATAGATGGTGTGCTGGTTTTGTCGACCCTAAACCCCTGAAGCGGATAACCGGCATCAGCGTTATACTCATCGGCAAACCACCGCGCGCTGTCTTTAAGAGCATTCTCGATGTCTGAATTGCCGGTAACATAGCCCACGTTACCACCGATCATCAATTGGAAATCGGGCAGCGAGGCGAGGCTTTCTTCTTTTGTCGATCCCGTTTCGGTCTGTGCGAAAAGGGCGGCCGACAGGACACCAGGGCGGGCCATTATGGGCGAAAATTACATACGGTGGCGGGAGAAGTGAATCTAAAGGTTCCTAAGTTGAGGAAGCTGCCCTTCGAATCTGCGGTAATAGAGCGCTACAAGAGAAGGGAAATATCGGTTGAG
Proteins encoded in this region:
- a CDS encoding ABC transporter ATP-binding protein translates to MREKIQIEDLRKSFADKVVLAGVDLSVREGEVLCVIGRSGSGKSVILKHLIGLLAPDSGTIHIDGLEFTGANERERHAALAKIGVLFQWAALFDSMNIFDNVAFGLRRRGIPEDEISRTVPEMLSLVGLRGINERMPSEISGGMQKRVGLARAVALKPQIVLYDEPTTGVDPITAGAVDRLILKMRDTLGVTSVVVTHDMKSAWHIADRIAMLLDGRIAFLGTVDELRAAEDPFITQFIEGRANGPRVT
- a CDS encoding N-acetylmuramoyl-L-alanine amidase; protein product: MDHGLRSVIIPFLCVCGLAAGCGVPAVEKTHAGVREFVHGIAARIAQAGPWTFGCGIMSKKYDGDLRLIEYPWLAGKRIFIDPGHGGLGKKDLFRIGPGGITEEEVNLRVALILASMLRDAGVEIKLARTRDADIPLKKRVEMAEDFGPDLLISIHHNGSVRRSDGVNYPCVLAWGSDEVNPASFDFARMLLERLHGIMDGRGAVLSDFAVFPETGAHILRETRYLCPGVIGEAGFFSDEAHARHLSERLYNREEAEAYFLAVAEYFKRGLPSATVKISSKVDNSGYQQNLIVDRSPGIYVFADSGAYGVDVDAKSFRATLDGLPVKIVPITKNIFRVEYGPSLHPGSHALRFFFENARAQRSPVFLASFNVLVEKGDYARLVKEGTRLISSHWTAREGVLMLRAALSMGTTDPAADALLWKLARACELIGERSQAWYLYARLYYFYPDSPYRKKLAGKFVGHRYPVEFLGKKVKVEFDPALGYAGKPDAEKEK